One Microcebus murinus isolate Inina chromosome 22, M.murinus_Inina_mat1.0, whole genome shotgun sequence DNA segment encodes these proteins:
- the DENR gene encoding density-regulated protein: MAADISESSGADSKGEPRNSAKLDADYPLRVLYCGVCSLPTEYCEYMPDVAKCRQWLEKNFPNEFAKLTVENSPKQETGISEGQGTAGEEEEKKKQKRGGRGQIKQKKKTVPQKVTIAKIPRAKKKYVTRVCGLATFEIDLKEAQRFFAQKFSCGASVTGEDEIIIQGDFTDDIIDVIQEKWPEVDDDSIEDLGEVKK; encoded by the exons ATGGCTGCTGACATTTCTGAATCCAGTGGGGCTGATTCCAAAGGAGAACCAAGGAACAGTGCCAAGTTAGATGCCGATTACCCACTTCGCGTCCTTTATTGTGGAG TCTGTTCATTACCAACAGAG taCTGTGAATATATGCCTGATGTTGCTAAATGTAGACAATGGTTAGAGAAGAATTTTCCAAATGAGTTTGCAAAACTTACTGTAG AAAATTCACCCAAACAAGAAACTGGAATTAGTGAGGGTCAAGGAACAgcaggggaagaagaggagaagaaaaaacaaaagagag gtGGAAGGggtcaaataaaacaaaaaaagaagactgtTCCACAGAAGGTTACCATAGCCAAAATTCCCAGGGCAAAGAAGAAATACGTAACAAGAGTATGTGGCCTTGCAACTTTTG aaattgatCTTAAAGAAGCACAAAGATTTTTTGCTCAAAAATTCTCCTGTGGTGCCTCAGTAACAGGGGAGGATGAAATTATCATTCAGGGAGACTTTACAGATGACATAATTGATGTCATTCAGGAAAAATGGCCAGAG gTAGATGATGACAGTATCGAAGATCTTGGAGAAGTAAAGAAGtga